The genomic DNA ATCTTGAAAGGACTTCCGCACTCAGCAGACGGTAACGAAAGCACAGGTGGCGTATTGTCATCGCTGAAGTCGGTCGTCAAGGCACCCTTAACATGGGTCGATCCTGTGCCGTCGGACCAACGAGCCATTCGGCAGTTAGGTAAGTCGCTACAAATATCTGCTGGACGAGATTCAAGTGTCGTTGACATTGAATATCGCACCAAGTCACCGGAACTAGCGCAGTCGGTTGTCGATTGTTGGGTCGAAAACTACATCTCGCACCACAACGACTTTCACCGCAGCAAAGGGACCTACGCTTTCTTTAAGGCGGAACTCAGCAAACTTCATCAACAACTAAGCGTAGCCCAAGCGAAGCTGCGTGAGGAAAAGAACCGAGTCGGTTTGCTTTCTCTCGAAGGTGAACGACTGCTTTTAGAAGGTGAGATGGCAGCAGTTCGCAATCAACTCCATGAGGTCGAAGGAGCGTTGGCCGCCAGCGAGTCGCGTCGAAAGAAATTGAGTCAAGAGCTCACTCGACTTAGTCGCAACGCGGTCGTTGAAGAAACTTCGAGCACAAGTGATTCGCTCGAAACGATGCGTTCCAAATTATTCGAGCTCGAAGTGATCGAACAAGAACTCGCCAGCCGTTACACGCAAGATCACCCGCGTTTGGTTAGCACGCGACGCCAGCTCGACGAAACTCGCCAACTGCTCAACGGGCAAAGTAATCGACGCGACGAAGTCACCACCGGGCTCAATCCCACTTATCAACGCATCGAAACTGAGCTAGCTCTTGAGAATGCTTCCAGTGATGCATTGTCAAAGAAACACGAGGTCGTACAGGAACAACTCAAGTCGCTGGCCGACGACGTGCAATTGCTCAACTCGCAATCTGAAACGATCGCAAACCTTGAGCGTGATTTGAAGATCCTCGATGCGCAATATCTGCTGCAGAGCGAACGCTTGGAACAGTCTCGCCTCGAGCAAGTCCTTCAGGAACAACGAATCACAAGTGTGCGAGTCATCCAACCGGCAAGCTTGGAAAACCGCCCTGTTTCCCCCAACAAACTGCTTTGCGTATTTGCGGGCGGACTTGCAACCTTGGGTGCCCTGGTCGGAATTCCCCTATTGTTGGGCCCGGGACGTGTAGCGAAAAAGGATCTCGAGCCCAAGGACAAGGACGACTTCTATCGTCCAAGCGATTGGGACTCGGGCGATACCGATGAACGATCCGATCGCGATCACGTCGACTCGCCTAACGCACTGGGATCGCGACGTGACGTGGCCGCCTCGTCCGGAGGATCGGTTCGATGACCGAAGCGGTTACGCATCAACCGCATCACAGCCATTGGCATCACCCTTTGCTAAGCCGCGTCAGTGCTCGCGAGCCATTGATGTGGATTGCGCTGGCGATATTCGCCTCGGGCTGGATTACCTTCTCGCTGCCCAATCGCGCGATGCCAGGAACCGGCGGCGGCGGGTTGGACGCGATCGCACTGATGAAGCTTGCGACTCGCGGGGCTATATGGATCATCGCTGGATGGCTGATGACTCGGGTCATCTATCATCGCGATTCGCTAAGTCAACTTTTCGAAGTGCGGTTAATGAAGACTTTGCGTTTGCTGACGCCCTGGATCGCTTTCTTCGGCTGGGCAGTTTGTTCGTTCCTTTGGTCGCCACTGAAATCGGTGTCTATCGGCCAAGCAATCGGTCTAGGATCCATGCTGCTGCTAACCACTGCCGTGGCAGTATTCGCGACCACACGCGAAATGCGAGAACAGATTCTCGTTTGCCTGAATGTGATGTTTGTGGGCTACACCGGATTCGTTCTCGTTTGCCACCTCATTGCCCCCGATAGCTCAGGCTTGCTGCGCGACTACAGCAACGTCGGCGCAATCGGAATCGTGCACCCTACTGCTGCCGGAGCCAATGCATCACTAGGACTCATGTTCGCCGTGTGGAACTGGCTTAGGTTACCTCGTTCACGCTCACGTACATTCTGCAGCGTAGCCATCGTGATGCACGTGTCTCTGCTGTTGCTAGCGCAAAGCCGAACATCGCTCGCGATGGGACTGATAACCGTAGCCATTGCTTTGGCTTGGGGCTTATCGCTTCAAGCAAAGGGGAAGTGGGTTATCGCTATCGCCACCGGAATGCTTGCGATGGTGCTGGTGGATCCCGGCTTTGTTCTTTTTGGAGACGCGATAGATAAGGCGATCGAGTTTGTATCCCGAGGGCAGTCTAGCGAAGACCTGAAAGAGGTTTCCGGGCGCGCCGAGATGTGGTCGGCGATATGGCACGAATTCCAATCCTCCATTTGGATTGGGCACGGCTACTTCGTGACCAGTGCTGCTGGAAAACTAGACGTTTGGCATTCGGAAACGAACTACACCGCTCACAACATTTACTTACAGCTACTCGTTTCGACCGGGATTGTGGGAACGGCCATATTTGCTTGGGGTGCTATTCGATTACTTCGCGAACTGCTTTGGCCGCCCACCCAAGTACAACGGCAACCCCACGCGTCCATCGCCCGCGAGCTTGGCTGGCTTCGCTATCTAATGGTGCTAGCGGCGTTCTGGTATGCCGGTTGGACGATCACATGCATTTCGTTCCTGGGCCCCGTCAGCACCGACTCTGTGTTTTTCTTTAGCCTGGTGGGACTCTGTATCGCCACTCATCTGAGCTGCGAGAGCACCGAGGCAGGAGCACTCGCAATATGAAGATCCTATTCCTGCACAACTATTATCAGTTCCTTGGTGGTGAAGACCTTTCGTTCAATTCAGAGGTTCGCCAGCTTCGCGGGCATGGCCACGAAGTCGTGACGTTAACTCGCGATAACCGCGACATGAACCCGCCAGCTTTGCATCAGATCGGGCTGGGAAAAGCGGGAATGGCGGCCCGGACTCTTTGGAGTCACTCTGCGAGTCGTGAAATTGATCGGGCAATTAAATTGCATCGTCCCGACATCATGCACTGCAACAACTTGTTTCCCCAGCTATCGGCGTCGGTCTATCGACCGGCTCGATTGGCAGGTGTTCCGGTCGTCCAAGCGCTTCGCAACTATCGCTACTTCTGCGCTAACTCGTTCTTGTTCCGGGATGGAAAAGTTTGTGAAGATTGTCTTTCCAAGTCGTTCCCAACATCGGGAATCCGACATGCCTGTTATCGCGATGACCGCTTGGCTACCTCAACGGTGGTGGCGATGCAGTGGACTCACCGAACGATAGGAACATGGCGACGAGCCGTTGACGCTTACTTCACGCCATCGGAATTTGCGCGCAGTGTTTATGTTCGTGGCGGCTTTGATCCGAACCAAGTGCACGTCAAACCCAACTTCATTGATCCGGATCCCGGTCCAGGCCCTGGCCAGAGCGGCGACGCGATTTTCGTCGGACGCTTGAGTCAAGAGAAAGGACTCGACGTGATCTTGCGGGCTTGGAAACGTTTGCCAGATCCACCCACCATCCAAATCGTCGGCGATGGCCCGTTGCGTGAACAAGTCATCACGATGGCGAATGAGAATCCACGAATCAATTACGTTGGCCATCTTTCGCACGCTGACTTGCTGCAGCGAATTGGCGACGCGAAATTCCTAGTCATGCCTTCGGTGTGGTACGAAACCTTTGGACGAACCATCGCAGAGTCCTTTTCGCGAGGCACCCCCGTGCTAGCCTCACGTCTAGGTGCGATGGAAGAATTGGTCGACGATGGTGTCAACGGATTCCTGTTTACCGCGGGCGTTGATGACGACTTGGCGAAACAAGTGCTCAAAATTCAAGCACTCAGTCGCAAAGATGAGATGGAAATGCGTCAATCCGCTCGTGATCGTTATTTGCAGCATTATACTGAACCAGCGACCTATACCAAATTGATGGAAATCTACGACGCCGCTGAAACTCGATCACGCAAACGTCGCGGCAGAACCACAGTGGGTGATCATCGCTGGCTTGCCAACGAGGTCGTTAAGCCGGCACCGGCAATAGTAAATGATCTGACCCAATCGTCCCACGGGCAGTCTCAATGAATACATTGCACTGGCTACCCCGCTTTCGAGCAGCTAGACGCTCGCTCGACACGCTTGCAAGTCGCGAAAGTTGGTCGCGATCTGACATTGAATCGTTTCAACTGGAACGATTAAATCACGTTTGGAACTCGGCGCGCGTATCGGTTCCATATTGCCAAAGGCTCTTTAGATCTGGCGAGGTACCGGCACGCTTCGAAAGCCTTGACGAATTTCGTGCGACCGTACCTCTGCTGCCGAAATCTGCCGTTCGAGGATGCCCGGCTGATTTCATGTCGCGAAATCCAGCCCCCGGCCGATGGCACCGAACCGGCGGTTCCACCGGAGACCCGACCCGTGTGTATTGGTCGCACGAGGCTCATCGAGAAATGTTGCGCGCCAAATACCGAATGGAACAATCCTTCGATGTTGATTTTTTGGACCGGAAAGCGTTTCTTTGGGGGCACCACGGCAGCTTCGCCCCCGGTTGGTCAGGACGAATGCAGCGATGGAGCCAATCCGCGTCCGATAAGTTTCGGTCCCGCTTACGACTAAGCGCGTACCGCCTTGGCAACGATGAATTGGACGAGCACTTGGCGCGAATGCAATCGTTTCAACCCATCAGCCTATATGGATACAGCTCAGCGATTTACACGCTGGCCCGACACGCCGCGATGCGGCAAGTAAAAGTCGACTCGTTACGATTGTGCGTTCTAACGGCTGAACCGGCGCCTGAGTTCTTCCTGGACACTGCCAGTGCTGCTTTGGGTTGCCAGGCAACGATCGAGTACGGATCGGTGGAGTGCGGGTTGATCGCGAGCGGCTACCCCGATGCAACTTTGCGTATACGTGAAGACATGGTCTTGGTGGAAACCATTGCTCAACCTTCAGGCCTCCATGCGATTGTTGTTACGGTCCTTAACAACCCGTCTTTTCCATTGCTGCGTTACCAAATCGATGACATGGCGTGCAGTCCGATCGTCGCACCGGAGTCGGGATTCACACCGATTTCTTGCGTACAGGGCCGTGATAACGATGGCTTGATTAGCCGCACGGGAAAGCACATTCATTCAATGGCAATCAAACACGTTCTTGAAGCCGATCACCGCATTCGTCGCTTTCAGGTCATTCAACAAGAATCAGGTGATCTAGACGTTCAGATCGAACCGTTCGACCTAAATGAAAAGATCAATACGGATCGAATCGAGCAACTTCTATCTCAGCTTGTTGACGGATTTGCGGTTCGCACAACGCTAACGAAACAACTGGCCGGCAACCTGGCCGGGAAGCATCGATGGATTGTTTCCAAACGACTTTCGCGTCCCGCCCTTGCCTAGCAAACGGCTTTGCGAAACGCCAGCGATGCCAAGGGCAATCGTCGCAAACAACAACTTAACGATACGGGCACGAAGTCAACCGCTTATGCCGACGCTACTTCGCCCCAACCACGTTTCTTTTCGGCAAGATAAGCGTCAAATTCACCTCGCTCGATTGCCGCACGAGCGCCCTGCATGATTGTTTGGTAATAAGTCAAGTTGTGAATCGAAAGCAGAATAGGGCCAAGCATTTCCTTCGCGTTGAACAAATGCCGTAGATAGCCTCGGGAATGTTTGCATGCCAAACATGGGCACGTTTCGTCAATCGGACGATTGTCTTCGCGGTGGATAGCGTTCTTAAATTTGAGCGAGCCACCGTCCGTGAATGCCAGTCCGTTACGTCCATTACGAGTGGGCATCACACAATCGAACAAGTCGATGCCACGAGCGACGCTTTCGAGCAAATCGATTGGCCGCCCCACGCCCATCAAGTAGCGAGGCTTGTCCTCAGGCAGTTCGGGGCAGGTGGCCGCCGTGATCCGGTACATTTCCGACGGTGCTTCACCAACACTCAATCCGCCGACCGCATAGCCTTGAAAATCCATCGACGCGAGTTCGCGTGCGCACTGAGTTCGCAATTCCACATCGAGCCCGCCCTGCACGATCGCAAACTTGGCTTGGTCTTCGCGAGTGGCAGCGTTAAGGCAACGACCAGCCCATCGAATGGACCGCTCCATTGCATCTTGAACCAAGTCTCGCTCCGCCGGCAGTGCGACCACATGATCGAGGACCATGGCGACATCGCTGCCCAACGACTCTTGGATCTCAATCGAATGCTCGGGTGTCAACCGAATCACTGCTCCATCGAGATGACTTCGAAACGTCGCCGCCTCTTCGCTGATGTCATTGATCGCATCGAGGCTGAAAATCTGGAACCCGCCACTGTCAGTTAGGATCGGTCCATCCCAACCGGTCATGCCATGCAGACCACCCAGTTTTCGAACGGTTTCGTGGCCAGGCCGAAGCGCTAAGTGATAGGTGTTCCCCAAAATCATATGGGCACCGGTGGCTCGAACCTGATCGATGGTCAAACCCTTCACCGTGGCCTGGGTGCCGACGGGCATGAAGCCTGGCGTCTGCACGGGACCGTGAGGCGTAACAAAAACACCGCGACGCGCCGAAGTGGTCGCGTCGCGGTGACTGAGTTCAAATTTGAAGGAGCTCACAGCGGTGATCAATCACCACGCATCTTGAGACCAAGATCCGTGAGCTTTTCGCGAACCTCGTTGAGGCTTGTCACTCCGAAGTTCTTGCATTCAAGCATATCGTCACCCGTCTTGCGGATCAGTTCGCCGATCGTGTTGAGTTGCAAGCGATTCATACACTTGCGAGCACGGACGGAAAGGTTCAGATCGGAAATCGGTCGATCGAGCAACGCTTGCTCGTCGGGCGACATGTGCGAGGTGTCGATCGGTGGATCGCTGCTCTTCTTTTCGTGAGCAAATTGCCCCAGCGAGAGTCCCTTGCTGGTTAGCATTTCTCGAATTTCCACGAGGCTGGTTTCGCCGAAATTCTTGCTGCTTAATAGTTCAGCTTCGCTCGTACGAGTCAGGTCACCGATCGTTTCGATGCCCATCTTCTGAAGGCAATTGCGACTGCGAACACTGAGCTCAAAGTTGGTGACCTGCATATTGAGGATTTGAGCCAGACGATCGTTACGACGCTGAGCTTCCTCGTCATAAAGCATGTTGCCAGTCGCGGCAGCATCCTTCATGTAAAGCTGGGCCTGAGGATGGTCAGGATAGCAATCAAGGATTCGCTTGTAGCAGATCTGGGCCTTATCGAATTGGTTATTGTCTTCGTAAACCAAACCCAAATTGATCAATGCACCGATGCCGGTGGGAAACGTCTTGGCAGCTCGTTCGTAAAGCGCCAATGATTCTTCATCGTTGCCCATACGGTCGTTTTCAAGAGCCAAGCCGAACAAAGCACCTGCGTGATGTTCGTCCGTTTGAACGGCCCGTTGATACAACTTCAACGCTTCGTCCATACGTCCACCGACGGCAGCAACGGTTGCCGCGCGTTGGTACATGTAGTCAGCAGTTTGCTCAGCGGGGCCAAAGATGTTGTCTAAGATTGCCAGGGCTTCTTCGATGCGACCGGCATAGCGATGAGCTTCGGCAATTCCAATCTTGCATTGGTCTTCGTTGTAGCCCGAAGTTTGGGCTTGTTCGTAGACCTTAATGGCATCTTCGTAGCGACCAAGTTCGAAATTGCAACGAGCTTGATAGAACAGAGCCATGGCACTGCCATCGGCGGCCTGAAGCGTTTCGTGCGAGTCCTTGAATCGTCCCAGCAAAAACTGGCACACACCCATCTTCGTCTTGCCAGCGGGACTTAGTGATTCGTCCTCTTCCATTTCGCCAACGGCGTCACGAAGCTCACCAAAGTGACCGTAGTTTTCCGAAATCGCACCGCGGATTTCACCCACGTCTGCGGGACCGAACGAGTTGTTGGAAAGGATCATTTCCTTCAAGTCGAGAACGTCGAGTTCGACTTCACTCATCGACAAAGAACTCCCGCCTGAGCTTACCGCCCAAGCAATGTGGTTTAACAAAAGGATGCAAAGTTTTGATTCAGTAGCGTCACCGAAAAACGTCGGCGGGACGCACTGGTTCGCCCTATCCAAGGACAGGTCGCGGTCAAAAGTAAAAGCCAGCGGCCGGATTTGAACCGGCAACCCTCGCATTACGAATGCGATGCTCTGCCAATTGAAGCTACGCTGGCGTTCGAGGCGTACGCCGGCATCGCCGCCGTGCCCCATCTTTTGGTCTCATGGCCGCGAACGGCCCCCTCTTCAGTGGTAAAACTGAAACGAAAGGGAAATGTACATTTCGCGAGCCTTAGAAAATACGTAAGAAAGGCGTTTTTCGTCAAGAGGCACGGTATTTGATGTGGTGGGTGCCATGCTGGCTTGCGCAATCCCGTTGATGGCCTAATTGCGGTTTTTGGGGGCTCGCGTCATGCATAGGTTCATAGCTTGGACGGGTGGCCGGACGCTTCGAAAATCGCGAGATTGGAAATAATAAGCAACGAACTCGTTCGTGGTTGTGGCGTCTCTTGGGGCTCATCGCCATTTCGGCCAGGCACCGGGATCGCTTGTGTGTTGTTTTTGTGACCATGTCAGTTTGGTAGCAGGCGACTTTCGCTGTGGTCTCTTAGGGTTCTTCCGTCGTTTGGCTGGGCTCATTGGTTGCCGTGCTGGGCTCGCTGGTTGCAGGACTGGGCTGGTTGGTTGCCGTGCTGGGCTCTTTCGTTGCGGGGGAGGGATCGTTGAGTACGTCGCTGGAATCTATTGCTTCCGGGCTAGGCTCGACCACTGTGACACGATGGATGACGATCGGCTCGATTGGAACATTCCCCAAAGCGATCGCTGGAAAGTGCGGATCCACAACACTGCGAGTGGCAACGGACTCAATCAAATCCACCACTTCTTTCCCGGCAATCACTTCGCCAAAGACGGTGTAGCCAACCCCATCGGGGCATTGGTCACGGTCCAAACTGTGGTTATCGCCAGCGGTATTGATGAAAAACTGGCTCGTCGCGCTATCAGGATCGGTTTTGCGAGCCATTGCGATCGAATACTCATCATTCTTCAGTCCGTTGTCCGATTCGTTGGCAATGGCGGCTTGGGTGTCCTTGAGGCGAAGATCGGTTCCACGTCCGCCCCCTTGAATAACAAAATCTTTGATCACGCGATGAAAGACAGTGCCCTCGTAGAAGCCGCTTTCCACGTAGGCCATGAAGTTCTTAACAGTTTGAGGGGCCCGATCAGAGTCAAGCTGAACCCGGATCTTGCCAAGCGACGTGTCCAGTTCAACCTGCACCAGAGGGTTTTCGGATGGTTCATCCGCACCCGCAACAACGGCTGCGACAAACATCAGTAGGCACGAGCCAAATGATCGAACAAACCATCGAGACTTACGTGATTGTGGAAGGGGATCTAACACCATAAAAGCTCACGCTCGTAGCGGAATCAGTCGCGAAAGTGCAGACTGGGGGACACTGAAAGCGAACAAGGAGCAACTCACTCGCGAAGTCGTCAAGCCTGGGCGTCGATCATGCCAAGATTACCCTGCCTTTCCCACGTTTAGTCAGTAGCAAACGAGGACTATTAGGAATCTAGCTAAGAGCTATCGACACTAAAGGATTGCTTCAACGTTTCAGATTAGTTGACGTTCGTACGTTCGTTGATTCAAAAGGCCTACCGAAACAGATCGTTTCAAAGTGCCGTCCGCACGGTTGACCGCACCGTCAAAATTAGCACGAACGAATTATCTGATATCTACATTCTCGTTCTTCTCTGCCATCATCACTCATCGACGAACCACTAGATTCCATGAAAATACTG from Rubripirellula amarantea includes the following:
- a CDS encoding peptidylprolyl isomerase encodes the protein MFVAAVVAGADEPSENPLVQVELDTSLGKIRVQLDSDRAPQTVKNFMAYVESGFYEGTVFHRVIKDFVIQGGGRGTDLRLKDTQAAIANESDNGLKNDEYSIAMARKTDPDSATSQFFINTAGDNHSLDRDQCPDGVGYTVFGEVIAGKEVVDLIESVATRSVVDPHFPAIALGNVPIEPIVIHRVTVVEPSPEAIDSSDVLNDPSPATKEPSTATNQPSPATSEPSTATNEPSQTTEEP
- the tgt gene encoding tRNA guanosine(34) transglycosylase Tgt, which produces MSSFKFELSHRDATTSARRGVFVTPHGPVQTPGFMPVGTQATVKGLTIDQVRATGAHMILGNTYHLALRPGHETVRKLGGLHGMTGWDGPILTDSGGFQIFSLDAINDISEEAATFRSHLDGAVIRLTPEHSIEIQESLGSDVAMVLDHVVALPAERDLVQDAMERSIRWAGRCLNAATREDQAKFAIVQGGLDVELRTQCARELASMDFQGYAVGGLSVGEAPSEMYRITAATCPELPEDKPRYLMGVGRPIDLLESVARGIDLFDCVMPTRNGRNGLAFTDGGSLKFKNAIHREDNRPIDETCPCLACKHSRGYLRHLFNAKEMLGPILLSIHNLTYYQTIMQGARAAIERGEFDAYLAEKKRGWGEVASA
- a CDS encoding tetratricopeptide repeat protein, translating into MSEVELDVLDLKEMILSNNSFGPADVGEIRGAISENYGHFGELRDAVGEMEEDESLSPAGKTKMGVCQFLLGRFKDSHETLQAADGSAMALFYQARCNFELGRYEDAIKVYEQAQTSGYNEDQCKIGIAEAHRYAGRIEEALAILDNIFGPAEQTADYMYQRAATVAAVGGRMDEALKLYQRAVQTDEHHAGALFGLALENDRMGNDEESLALYERAAKTFPTGIGALINLGLVYEDNNQFDKAQICYKRILDCYPDHPQAQLYMKDAAATGNMLYDEEAQRRNDRLAQILNMQVTNFELSVRSRNCLQKMGIETIGDLTRTSEAELLSSKNFGETSLVEIREMLTSKGLSLGQFAHEKKSSDPPIDTSHMSPDEQALLDRPISDLNLSVRARKCMNRLQLNTIGELIRKTGDDMLECKNFGVTSLNEVREKLTDLGLKMRGD
- a CDS encoding O-antigen ligase family protein; this translates as MTEAVTHQPHHSHWHHPLLSRVSAREPLMWIALAIFASGWITFSLPNRAMPGTGGGGLDAIALMKLATRGAIWIIAGWLMTRVIYHRDSLSQLFEVRLMKTLRLLTPWIAFFGWAVCSFLWSPLKSVSIGQAIGLGSMLLLTTAVAVFATTREMREQILVCLNVMFVGYTGFVLVCHLIAPDSSGLLRDYSNVGAIGIVHPTAAGANASLGLMFAVWNWLRLPRSRSRTFCSVAIVMHVSLLLLAQSRTSLAMGLITVAIALAWGLSLQAKGKWVIAIATGMLAMVLVDPGFVLFGDAIDKAIEFVSRGQSSEDLKEVSGRAEMWSAIWHEFQSSIWIGHGYFVTSAAGKLDVWHSETNYTAHNIYLQLLVSTGIVGTAIFAWGAIRLLRELLWPPTQVQRQPHASIARELGWLRYLMVLAAFWYAGWTITCISFLGPVSTDSVFFFSLVGLCIATHLSCESTEAGALAI
- a CDS encoding phenylacetate--CoA ligase family protein, with the protein product MSRNPAPGRWHRTGGSTGDPTRVYWSHEAHREMLRAKYRMEQSFDVDFLDRKAFLWGHHGSFAPGWSGRMQRWSQSASDKFRSRLRLSAYRLGNDELDEHLARMQSFQPISLYGYSSAIYTLARHAAMRQVKVDSLRLCVLTAEPAPEFFLDTASAALGCQATIEYGSVECGLIASGYPDATLRIREDMVLVETIAQPSGLHAIVVTVLNNPSFPLLRYQIDDMACSPIVAPESGFTPISCVQGRDNDGLISRTGKHIHSMAIKHVLEADHRIRRFQVIQQESGDLDVQIEPFDLNEKINTDRIEQLLSQLVDGFAVRTTLTKQLAGNLAGKHRWIVSKRLSRPALA
- a CDS encoding glycosyltransferase — translated: MKILFLHNYYQFLGGEDLSFNSEVRQLRGHGHEVVTLTRDNRDMNPPALHQIGLGKAGMAARTLWSHSASREIDRAIKLHRPDIMHCNNLFPQLSASVYRPARLAGVPVVQALRNYRYFCANSFLFRDGKVCEDCLSKSFPTSGIRHACYRDDRLATSTVVAMQWTHRTIGTWRRAVDAYFTPSEFARSVYVRGGFDPNQVHVKPNFIDPDPGPGPGQSGDAIFVGRLSQEKGLDVILRAWKRLPDPPTIQIVGDGPLREQVITMANENPRINYVGHLSHADLLQRIGDAKFLVMPSVWYETFGRTIAESFSRGTPVLASRLGAMEELVDDGVNGFLFTAGVDDDLAKQVLKIQALSRKDEMEMRQSARDRYLQHYTEPATYTKLMEIYDAAETRSRKRRGRTTVGDHRWLANEVVKPAPAIVNDLTQSSHGQSQ
- a CDS encoding GumC family protein; translation: MTRSPSPDTTGELPEPPPGLLVRFDASVWTRLLRATWLPTLLAAGTIALLTIVVLLTYPRVYRSHAKLLLQLGRESVTLDPTAAATGQMMPLHQTRDHEIETALNVMQSRSLLAAVVDEVGESAILKGLPHSADGNESTGGVLSSLKSVVKAPLTWVDPVPSDQRAIRQLGKSLQISAGRDSSVVDIEYRTKSPELAQSVVDCWVENYISHHNDFHRSKGTYAFFKAELSKLHQQLSVAQAKLREEKNRVGLLSLEGERLLLEGEMAAVRNQLHEVEGALAASESRRKKLSQELTRLSRNAVVEETSSTSDSLETMRSKLFELEVIEQELASRYTQDHPRLVSTRRQLDETRQLLNGQSNRRDEVTTGLNPTYQRIETELALENASSDALSKKHEVVQEQLKSLADDVQLLNSQSETIANLERDLKILDAQYLLQSERLEQSRLEQVLQEQRITSVRVIQPASLENRPVSPNKLLCVFAGGLATLGALVGIPLLLGPGRVAKKDLEPKDKDDFYRPSDWDSGDTDERSDRDHVDSPNALGSRRDVAASSGGSVR